A window from Purpureocillium takamizusanense chromosome 3, complete sequence encodes these proteins:
- the AGL2 gene encoding Alpha-galactosidase (COG:G~CAZy:GH36~EggNog:ENOG503NV5Z~SECRETED:SignalP(1-27~SECRETED:cutsite=ASA-AD~SECRETED:prob=0.6605)): MLAIQSHWAAVIAAWALALSPAWVASAADATTTKQPVVVDGTSFTLNGDGVSYRFHVDNTTGDLIADHFGAPIDGDGDDDAIEAEVGPIQGWVDLIGRVRRELPDLGRGDFRTPAIQIRQSAGYTVSDFRYKSYDIVNGKPPLKGLPATFGADHDVSTLVVHLYDNYSSVAADLSYSIFPKYDAIVRSVNVTNMGNGNITIQKLASLSVDLPYGDYDMLELKGDWAREGRRVRRSVGFGTQGFGSSTGYSSHLHNPFLSLITPSATESHGEAWGFSLVYTGSFAVEVEKGSQGLTRAMIGLNPAQLAWPLGPGESFQSPEAVAVFSNMGVGGMSRKLHSLYRKHLMKSKFATRTRPVLLNSWEGLGFKYNASTIYKLAQQSASLGAKLFVLDDGWFGVKHPRINDHAGLGDWEVNPERFPDGLTPLVDNITALAVNGSSGNDSSKLEFGLWFEPEMVNPNSTLYEEHPDWALHAGSYPRSETRNQLVLNVALPEVQQFIIDAVSNILNSSRISYVKWDNNRGIHETPSPNTDHEYMLGVYHVFDTLTKRFPDVLWEGCASGGGRFDPGILQYFPQVWTSDDTDAMERVYIQFGTSLAYPPSAMGAHVSIVPNGQTGRQTPIEFRAHVAMMGGSFGLELNPEDLEDEDKAKVPGLIALAEKVNPIVVQGDMWRLQLPEESNWPAALFVSPDGKQAALFYFQLRANINNAWPPVRLQGLDPKAKYKVDGNQTISGATLMNKGISYRFEGGDFGSKVVLLERQ, from the exons ATGCTCGCAATCCAGTCTCACTGGGCCGCTGTTATCGCAGCTTGGGCTCTGGCCCTGAGCCCGGCCTGGGTGgcatccgccgccgatgccaccaccacgaagCAGC ccgttgtcgtcgacggcacgtCCTTTACCCtcaacggcgatggcgtctcGTACCGCTTCCACGTCGACAATACTACGGGGGACCTGATTGCCGACCACTTTGGGGCGcccatcgacggcgacggcgacgatgacgccatcgaggccgaggttGGGCCCATCCAGGGTTGGGTCGACCTCATCGGCCGCGTGCgccgcgagctgcccgaccTGGGCCGCGGAGACTTTcgcacgcccgccatccAGATCCGCCAGTCCGCCGGCTACACCGTCAGTGACTTCCGCTATAAGTCGTACGACATCGTCAACGGTAAGCCGCCCCTAAAGGGTCTGCCTGCGACCTTTGGCGCCGACCACGATGTCTCGACCCTGGTGGTTCACCTCTACGACAACTacagctccgtcgccgccgacctgtCCTACTCCATCTTCCCCAAGTATGATGCGATAGTGCGCAGCGTCAACGTAACCAACATGGGCAACGGCAACATCACCATCCAGAAGCTCGCCAGCCTGAGCGTCGACTTGCCGTACGGCGACTACGACATGCTCGAGCTCAAGGGAGACTGGGCGCGCGAGGGTAGGCGCGTGCGCCGCAGTGTCGGCTTCGGCACGCAAGG CTTCGGCAGCTCCACGGGCTACTCGTCCCACCTCCACAAccccttcctctccctcATCACGCCCAGCGCGACTGAGTCCCATGGCGAGGCGTGGGGCTTCTCCCTCGTTTATACGGGCTCATTCGCAGTCGAGGTGGAGAAGGGCTCACAGGGCCTGACGCGCGCCATGATCGGCCTCAACCCGGCGCAGCTGGCTTGGCCCCTAGGCCCGGGCGAGTCCTTCCAGTCCCCCGAGGCtgtcgccgtcttctccaaCATGGGCGTGGGAGGGATGTCGCGCAAGCTGCACAGCCTGTACCGTAAGCACCTCATGAAGAGCAAGTTTGCGACGCGCACCCGGCCTGTCCTGCTCAACAGCTGGGAGGGCCTCGGTTTCAAATACAACGCAAGCACCATTTACAAGCTCGCGCAGCAGTCGGCCAGCCTCGGCGCGAAGCTCTTCGTGCTTGACGACGGCTGGTTCGGCGTCAAGCACCCGCGCATCAACGACCACGCCGGGCTGGGTGACTGGGAGGTGAACCCGGAACGGTTCCCCGACGGCCTCACGCCTCTCGTCGACAACAtcaccgccctcgccgtcaacggcagcagcggcaatgACTCGTCTAAGCTGGAGTTTGGCCTGTGGTTCGAGCCCGAAATGGTCAATCCCAACTCGACCCTGTACGAGGAGCACCCCGATTGGGCCTTGCACGCGGGGAGCTATCCGCGAAGCGAGACGCGGAACCAGCTCGTCCTCAACGTCGCCTTGCCCGAAGTGCAGCAATTCATCATCGATGCCGTATCCAACATCCTCAACAGCTCGCGCATCAGCTACGTCAAGTGGGACAACAACCGCGGGATCCACGAGACGCCAAGCCCCAACACAGACCACGAGTACATGCTCGGCGTCTACCACGTCTTCGACACCCTCACCAAGAGGTTCCCCGACGTGCTGTGGGAGGGCTGTgcgtctggcggcgggcgcttcGACCCGGGCATCCTGCAATACTTCCCGCAAGTGTGGACGTCGGATGACACAGACGCCATGGAGCGCGTGTACATTCAGTTCGGCACGTCCCTCGCGTACCCACCGTCGGCCATGGGCGCGCACGTGTCCATTGTGCCCAACGGCCAGACGGGGCGGCAGACGCCCATAGAGTTCCGCGCACACGTTGCCATGATGGGTGGGTCGTTTGGGCTCGAGCTCAACCCGGAGGACCTGGAGGACGaagacaaggccaaggtgcCGGGGCTGATTGCGCTGGCGGAAAAGGTCAACCCCATCGTGGTGCAGGGCGACATGtggcggctgcagctgcccgAGGAGTCCAactggccggcggcgctcttCGTGTCCCCGGACGGGAAGCAGGCTGCGCTCTTCTACTTCCAGCTGCGTGccaacatcaacaacgcGTGGCCGCCGGTACGGTTGCAGGGGCTCGACCCCAAGGCCAAGTACAAGGTGGATGGTAACCAGACCATCTCGGGAGCGACGCTCATGAACAAGGGCATCTCGTACCGgttcgagggcggcgactttggcagcaaggtggt
- a CDS encoding uncharacterized protein (COG:S~EggNog:ENOG503P0C1~SECRETED:SignalP(1-26~SECRETED:cutsite=VDA-AL~SECRETED:prob=0.5316)): MRSVALKTVAAAAALVAGSGSLVVDAALPPQKCTAGPALKHWPPAAAKALNAMIARNAHNGSYAVFDMDNTSYQFDLEESLLPYLENKGVLTRNTMDPSLKIVPFRDTPSHNESLYSYYNRLCAIEDAVCYPFAAQVFSGIPLRDLKRHVDDLMALNGTVPTTMFDGDDKVVKTEVSPPKVFRGQVELYNKLMNNGIDVYVISAASEELVRMVASDPKYGYNVPPEKVIGVSLLMKNLTSGAVTAARKQIADGDYSESANLDLVMTPFLWTPATWKTGKWAAILSYIDEWKRPILAGGDTPDSDGPMIFHGVDVERGGIHLWINRKEKYWKQINEMRTNFAAAQRREGVPVTADKNWVDVTPKDIL, translated from the coding sequence ATGAGGTCCGTCGCGCTCAAgacggtcgccgccgccgcggccctcgtcgccggctcgggctcgctcgtcgtcgacgccgcgctgccgccgcaaaagtgcaccgccggccccgcgcTCAAGCactggccgcccgccgcagccaaggcCCTCAACGCCATGATCGCCCGCAACGCGCACAATGGCAGCTACGCCGTCTTCGACATGGACAACACGAGCTACCAGTTCGACCTTGAGGAGTCGCTACTGCCCTATCTCGAGAACAAGGGCGTCCTCACCCGCAACACCATGGACCCCTCGCTCAAGATCGTGCCTTTCAGGGACACGCCCTCCCACAACGAGAGTCTCTACAGCTACTACAACCGCCTATGCGCCATTGAGGACGCCGTCTGCTACCCCTTTGCGGCGCAGGTCTTTAGCGGCATCCCCTTGCGTGACCTCAAgcgccacgtcgacgacctcatGGCCCTCAACGGCACCGTCCCTACCACCATgttcgacggcgacgacaaagTCGTCAAGACAGAGGTCAGCCCGCCCAAGGTCTTCCGCGGCCAGGTCGAGCTGTACAACAAGCTCATGAAcaacggcatcgacgtctACGTcatcagcgccgcctccgaggaGCTCGTGCGCATGGTCGCCTCAGACCCCAAGTACGGCTACAATGTGCCCCCCGAAAAGGTCATCGGCGTCAGCCTGCTCATGAAGAACCTGACGTcgggcgccgtcaccgccgcccgcaagcagatcgccgacggcgactaCAGCGAGAGCGCCAACCTCGATCTCGTCATGACGCCCTTCCTGTGGACGCCCGCCACCTGGAAGACAGGCAAGTGGGCTGCCATCCTATCCTATATTGACGAGTGGAAGCGCcccatcctcgccggcggtgaTACGCCTGATAGCGACGGGCCCATGATCttccacggcgtcgacgtcgagcgcggcggcattCACCTCTGGATCAACCGCAAGGAAAAGTACTGGAAGCAGATTAACGAGATGCGCACCaactttgccgccgcccagaggCGCGAGGGCGTTCCCGTCACAGCCGACAAGAACTGGGTCGATGTCACGCCCAAAGATATTCTGTAG
- a CDS encoding uncharacterized protein (EggNog:ENOG503P0YG~COG:Q), with protein sequence MDGAGTAVQNLGPQQVRLVYDNIPKQRLREPKLWIYQYRNGANREWNSFYSFAEVEFFQEDFEVQNWWTSAKTPHRWTVLVVRFLRQGEPVHFADVEAWQTSINQSTCGDDKVHVVGKVMLVNDVVKVNMGGKTQVVHQVNSEEGRIQALLDYFGIRMTEEEAKCVDGWDIALPASS encoded by the coding sequence ATGGACGGCGCAGGCACCGCGGTGCAGAACCTTGGCCCTCAGCAGGTGCGCCTCGTGTACGACAACATCCCCAAACAGCGGCTCCGGGAGCCCAAGCTCTGGATCTACCAGTACCGCAACGGTGCGAACCGGGAGTGGAATTCGTTCTATAGcttcgccgaggtcgagttCTTCCAGGAGGACTTCGAGGTGCAGAATTGGTGGACGAGCGCCAAGACACCGCACCGCTGGaccgtcctcgtcgtgcgTTTCCTGCGGCAGGGTGAGCCCGTCCACTTCGCCGACGTTGAGGCGTGGCAGACAAGCATCAACCAGAGTACGTgtggcgacgacaaggtgcATGTCGTTGGCAAGGTCATGCTGGTAAACGACGTGGTCAAGGTCAACATGGGGGGCAAGACGCAGGTCGTGCACCAGGTGAATTCAGAAGAGGGAAGGATCCAAGCGCTGCTGGATTACTTTGGAATCCGAATGACCGAAGAGGAGGCCAAGTGTGTAGACGGATGGGATATAGCGCTCCCCGCATCGAGCTGA
- a CDS encoding uncharacterized protein (EggNog:ENOG503P0YG~COG:Q), giving the protein MAIDEFHDPEPQQSVYSDDQVAAWLRRISLPAQYAQYISTPSAIPKTEECLRILFRCQITTFPYENLTVHYSPTHRVDINPRSLYSKMMEPPHNGRGGYCMELSIFFHHMLRGLGFHVYMTGVRNRTRTDGEPRGEYQGW; this is encoded by the coding sequence ATGGCCATTGACGAGTTTCACGACCCCGAGCCCCAGCAGTCTGTCTACTCGGATGACCAGGTAGCGGCATGGCTTCGGCGCATCTCGCTGCCAGCGCAGTACGCCCAATACATCAGCACGCCATCTGCCATTCCCAAGACCGAAGAGTGTCTTCGCATCCTGTTCCGCTGCCAAATTACCACGTTTCCCTATGAGAACCTCACTGTCCACTACTCGCCGACGCACCGCGTCGATATTAACCCCAGGTCGCTCTACTCCAAGATgatggagccgccgcacaACGGTCGAGGCGGCTACTGCATGGAATTGAGCATCTTCTTTCATCACATGCTGCGGGGTTTGGGATTCCACGTCTACATGACGGGGGTGCGCAACCGCACGAGGACCGACGGCGAACCCCGGGGCGAATATCAGGGCTGGTGA
- the AIM18 gene encoding Altered inheritance of mitochondria protein 18 mitochondrial (COG:S~BUSCO:EOG09264B74~TransMembrane:1 (i63-81o)~EggNog:ENOG503NZAH) yields MLRPAALARPARLSSRILNSRTAAASAARRTLFTQRQSTRATQDFDLNKLNAKRRDYEQNRTAFLAAGAVAGIVSFVYTAWKLKKALEAEREKESSLSVKCDAPPSVPTETFKTEAGERRKVVVHDEEGRELVPTGDSTVPAFPRLIDVDVPASQNNGPVATSLIDQDGVEFTLVGLGMRSVTFIGLQVYLVGFYVATQDVARLQHYLVKKINPVATTLIPSEKQDLRKALLDATEGEETWDAILREAGCRSVFRLTPVRDTDFHHLRDGFVRAIQARSLRSAAYNDEAFGAAMKEFKGLFNRGSVPKKKELLLYRDADGALSVLYGDGTTKNKDGKRDRMGGVADERVSRLLWLNYLAGKNVASEGARQNIIDGVMEFVERPVGTVATQVV; encoded by the coding sequence ATGCTTCGACccgcggccctcgcccgGCCGGCTCGTCTCTCGAGCCGGATCCTCAACAGCCgcaccgccgcagcctccGCCGCACGCCGCACGCTCTTCACGCAGCGCCAGTCCACGCGTGCGACCCAAGACTTCGACCTCAACAAGCTCAACGCGAAGCGCCGCGACTACGAGCAGAACCGCACGGCGttcctcgcggcgggcgccgtcgccggcataGTCTCGTTCGTCTACACGGCGTGGAAGCTCAagaaggccctcgaggccgagcgggaAAAGGAAAGCAGCCTATCCGTCAAGTGCGACGCCCCGCCGTCCGTGCCGACCGAGACCTTCAAgaccgaggccggcgagcggcgcAAGGTTGTGGTGCACGATGAAGAAGGCCGCGAGCTTGTGCCCACGGGTGACTCGACGGTCCCGGCTTTCCCGCgcctcatcgacgtcgacgtcccGGCGTCGCAGAACAACGGCCCCGTTGCCACCTCCCTTATCGACCAGGACGGCGTCGAATTCACGCTCGTGGGGCTCGGCATGCGGTCGGTGACCTTTATCGGTCTGCAGGTCTACCTCGTGGGCTTCTACGTGGCGACGCAGGACGTGGCTCGCCTGCAGCACTATCTCGTCAAGAAGATCAACCCGGTCGCCACTACGCTTATCCCCTCGGAGAAGCAGGACCTGCGTAAGGCGCTGTTGGACGCTACTGAAGGCGAGGAGACGTGGGACGCGATCTTGCGCGAGGCAGGCTGTCGCAGCGTCTTCCGCCTCACGCCCGTCCGCGACACCGACTTCCACCACCTGCGCGACGGCTTTGTGCGGGCCATACAGGCGCGCTCGCTGCGGAGCGCGGCATACAACGATGAGGCCtttggcgccgccatgaagGAGTTCAAGGGCTTGTTCAACCGCGGGTCGGtccccaagaagaaggagctgctcctgtatcgcgacgccgacggcgcgctaTCCGTCCTTTACGGTGACGGCACGACCAAGAATAAGGACGGCAAGAGGGACCGTatgggcggcgtggctgACGAGCGCGTCTCGCGGTTGCTGTGGCTCAACTACCTGGCAGGGAAGAATGTCGCATCCGAGGGCGCGCGGCAAAACATCATTGACGGAGTCATGGAGTTCGTGGAGCGACCAGTGGGCACCGTTGCAACGCAGGTCGTATAG
- the TTR1 gene encoding Glutaredoxin (EggNog:ENOG503P6QI~COG:O) translates to MFPVFRHFFSTTQSRQATMATASDKAQKLINDNAVIVFSKSYCPHCRATKQTLSSLDAEFTTLELDNESDGGDLQDALEQITGQRTVPNVFIGHKHIGGNSDVQALVKSGELKRKLLDSGALKA, encoded by the exons ATGTTCCCAGTTTTTCGACACTTCTTCTCCACGACACAGTCACGTCAAGCAACCATGGCTACCGCATCAGACAAGGCCCAGAAGCTCATCAATGACAACGCCGTCA TTGTCTTCTCCAAGAGCTACTGCCCCCACTGCCGCGCCACCAAGCAGACGCTCtccagcctcgacgccgagttTACGACTCTCGAGCTCGACAACGAAT ctgacggcggcgacctgcaGGATGCCCTTGAGCAAATCACCGGCCAGCGTACCGTCCCCAACGTCTTCATTGGCCACAAGCACATCGGCGGCAACTCGGACGTCCAGGCCCTAGTCAAGTCCGGCGAGCTCAAGCGCAAGCTCCTCGACTCGGGCGCCCTAAAGGCGTAA
- a CDS encoding uncharacterized protein (COG:S~EggNog:ENOG503P29T), with translation MSRYGWSLKRDSPYGSLSSGIPAVTDDDFSYITSQDLDDGPLGATDGRYHPRSQSAAPPTPDDDVLIIKNKGVTYPAHFPAYSIGDGKLRVRDVRARVGLMMDLSERATRRVKLLYKGRQLKEPAAPVRDYNVKNKSELMAVLSDASNEDSASDEEMVIVDDAAHGDKSKRRKKRKGKKRANRDDGDSASTGSARSPPPPAAGSGALRRIDELSTELTTKYLPLCVQFTAAPPSDPKVREDEHRKLSETLFQNILLKLDGVETEGIDEVRTKRKELVQRVQEVLKGLDAAKG, from the coding sequence ATGTCAAGATATGGCTGGTCGCTCAAGCGCGATTCTCCCTACGGCTCTCTCTCGAGCGGCATCCCCGCAGTGACGGATGACGACTTTTCCTACATCACGTCGCAGGACCTGGATGACGGCCCCTTGGGTGCAACGGATGGCCGTTACCATCCTAGGTCACAGTCCGCCGCCCCTCCGACACCAGATGATGAcgtcctcatcatcaagaaCAAGGGAGTCACGTATCCGGCTCACTTCCCGGCATATTCCAttggcgacggcaagctgcGCGTGAGGgatgtgcgtgcgcgcgtcgGATTGATGATGGACCTATCGGAGCGCGCGACTCGGCGCGTGAAGCTCCTTTACAAGGGCCGTCAGCTCAAGGAGCCCGCAGCGCCGGTCCGCGACTACAACGTCAAGAACAAAAGCGAGCTTATGGCCGTTCTCTCCGACGCCAGCAACGAGGACAGCGCGTCTGACGAGGAAATGGTGAttgttgacgatgccgcacACGGGGATAAGTCGAAGCGCCGCAAGAAGCGAAAGGGCAAGAAAAGGGCCAAcagagacgacggcgactctGCCAGCACCGGTTCCGCGAGatccccgcccccgcccgcggccggtAGTGGGGCCTTGAggcgcatcgacgagctGTCCACCGAGCTCACGACCAAGTATCTACCTCTGTGCGTGCAGTTCACTgcagcaccgccgtccgACCCCAAGGTCAGGGAGGACGAACACAGGAAGCTTTCCGAGACGCTCTTTCAAAATATCCTTCTCAAGTTGGACGGGGTGGAGACggagggcatcgacgaggtgcggACTAAGCGGAAAGAATTGGTGCAGCGAGTCCAGGAGGTGCTGAAGGGTTTGGACGCTGCTAAAGGTTGA
- the RPL16A gene encoding 60S ribosomal protein L16A (COG:J~EggNog:ENOG503NUWA) — translation MSSFEPVVVVDGKGHLLGRLASIVAKQLLNGQKVVVVRCEALNISGEFFRAKLKYHAYLRKMTRYNPTRGGPFHFRAPSRIFYKAVRGMIPHKTARGAAALERLKVFEGVPPPYDKQKKMVVPQALRVLRLQPGRKYCTVGRLSHEVGWKYQDVVARLEERRKAKGAAYYERKRVAARQLSDAKKNASVKPETAKALAAYGY, via the exons ATGTCGTCGTTCGAGCCGGTT gttgtcgtcgacggcaagggccacCTTCTgggccgcctcgccagcaTCGTTGCCAAGCAGCTTCTCAACGGCCAGAaggtcgttgtcgtccgCTGCGAGGCCCTGAACATCTCTGGCGAGTTCTTCCGCGCTAAGC TCAAGTACCACGCCTATCTCCGCAAGATGACACGATACAACCCCACCCGTGGTG GTCCCTTCCACTTCCGCGCTCCCTCCCGAATTTTCTACAAGGCCGTCCGTGGCATGATCCCCCACAAGACCGcccgtggtgccgccgctctcgagCGCCTCAAGGTCTTCGAGGGTGTCCCCCCTCCCTACGACaagcagaagaagatggTCGTCCCCCAGGCTCTCCGCGTCCTCCGCCTGCAGCCCGGCCGCAAGTACTGCACCGTCGGCCGTCTCAGCCACGAGGTCGGCTGGAAGTACCAGGATGTTGTTGCCCGGTTGGAGGAGCGAAGAAAGGCGAAGGGCGCCGCCTACTACGAGCGCAAGCGGGTCGCTGCCCGACAACTGTCCGACGCCAAGAAGAACGCCTCTGTCAAGCCCGAGACTGCGAAGGCCCTTGCTGCCTACGGCTACTAA